The window tataataaattcataattgtttGTAAGTggaatttttacaattaatttgagaaagaaatagtgataagaaatcaaaattttgacgAAAGATGGTTTATAGATATTTTCctcatgtaaacaaagattcTGATTTGGAACTCTAACATTTAGTTTCCTGAAATGTTATTTATAGCTACAAACActttaatcaagtgaataaaattttaacgCTTAAAATCAGCTGGCATTAAAAAAAGAGGAAATGAGTCGCTATTTCTAGAGAAACAAATTTCAGTCAAAAGTCTTCGTTAAATTGTCATCTTTCTTTTTCTGGTTGTTTAGAAATAAAGTCCAAACAATCaccattttcatataatttgtcagagtttttgtataaaaaaaataatcttaaaacgAAAAATAACTGATGGTCCCTGAAATAATGTGACAGACGTTTTATTAACTTTCAAACATATcaccatgaatttttttttagttaggTTCAATGGGACGCAACTACTGTtacaaataaatgatttacCTCGAAAAATTACAATACGCTTGTATCCGACCTTTATCCGAGACATTTGCCTGGTACATTGTACGCAGGTGGATATACACCTATTTACAGAATGTACGTGTCTaatactttttaatttaaatagcTAAGTTTTGCTGGACTTTGACAGATAAACTTTTTATgcattaaaaagtttaaagtcCCAAGTcaatgatatgtacatgtagtatttccTTACGAACGGGAAACGTTTCCGATTGTACAAATGtagcatacatgtatagattCGTGCTATAAGGATAATTTTTTAGCACCTCGTATAATATCGATGGAATACGGTAATTCTTCATTTCAGTTAATAGAATTCATCATAAAATCTGATCTTTGATTAAGATCATCTTGCGTAGGATTAGAAGTCTTCTAATATCTCTGACCGTTCGAATAAGCGACTGTTGGGATGTGTAACATTTACTAAAATCATAGCTTTCACGCATATAGCATAGAAGCATTTTCTCGAGAACCACTTAGCTCAAGttgttaacaaaattttaatctaGTATATCTTTGCTCACCTTTTTGGTGTCTTATGAACAACTTTTCATTTTACTCATCGAATAAGTCGATTCAAACATCAGATGTTCACAAAATTACCCTCGAGTCAATTGTTGTCACTAATCTAAACTCATTATGCAAGCAATAAGAATATTATAAATGCAAATATACGAATGTATTTTGTTGTACAACGATTGTTTGCATCAGTAAAAATGAATCTCTATCAACGACCTTTTTGTTTTAGATACGAGTCTTCCAAATACTAGCAGTCTTTCCACAGCCATTCCTATCACAATTGGCGTCCTAGGTTTATTCGGTGTAATCATCACGTTTTTGTACGTaaaatatctatctatctatctatctatctatctatctatctatctatctatctatctatctatctatctatctatctatctatctatctatctatctatctatttctttttatggtttaaaaaaaatccataaatagAACGTCTATAcgttttgattatttaaaaaaatccatcaAAAGAACGTCTATACGTCGGTTTCCTTAGAACCTCACTTTATAAATAATCTTTACAAGCACCCTGACTTgaaattatatgtattgatatgtAGAGAGATAAGTctttcaacaaaaaataatgattttgttaATTCTCTACTAAAAGTTTAAGACCCAGCCGCACTTCTTAATATGTTGTTTATGTATGAACAGGTTGTTTCCAAAATATCTGAACAATAAGTTAATTAGAAATTATACGCATCTGCAGATAAACTATTTGGCTCAACAAAAATCTTTCCGACATCCCTAGAAAGTATATACTTTACatacttgagaaaaaaaactaacatATCTATAAAAGGACTCAACATCGTATCTTTAtcagtttttaatttattaatgtcaaatattgtttttgaatttgaaatagtATTTATACAAGTACATATAAAGCAATAAGATTTCTGGGACCCGGAATAGCCAATACATTCATGTTTTGTTAAACCCATCATAACAGGGTTATAGTCACGTGATTCTAGAAGCTAATCAAATAAGAGatgattttcatttcaaataggCTCTTTATAATGGAACAACTTTCGAAGCGTCAGGTTTCGCAGAGGACGTCAAAAGACAATGTTTATGATGTTGTGCGCAACACATCGAAAGGCAacagacatacatgtaccagtggCACGGACTTAAAACCCATGGACAACTCGCCGCCACCTCTGTATCCAAAAGACTTTTAAGATTGTGCCATTGAATTCAATCATTCTACCAAAATGATATTTCTACCTATAATTATACGTGAACCAATGTCGCAAAATGCATGAGCGTGTTGTATTTGTGTCATAAAGTCCCACAAACATGTATGAAAAACAGTTTCCATTTCACAAAATTTTTTACTAGTTGTAActaaaaagtttaaacaaaggTATACACAAgataagatgattttttttatagttgatAATGATACATGTTCTTTTAGTAATAATGAAGTTAAAACTATTTAACATGTTTTCACATCCTGTTCCTTTACTTTAAATTTATGGTGTAGTTTAGGGATGCATATATATCATGCTTTTTCAAAAGAATTGGCTTTAATGAATATAACATATTATTTGGAGAGACTCCTCCTTCTGATTCTAACTTAGTCATcctatatacaaaacaatatatttttcaatgtttgtACAACAAAAAAGTTCCAATTTTTGCAGGTCTACTATGTCATTTAAAcctttaatatgaaattgaaaagtgTGTAGCTATCAAAAACTCTTCTTATGATAAACATAAGGATAGATGATTTGAATggaaaattcttttttcttaatatctAACTTCAAGAGctttattcatttcaatttatgCAAAATTGTATAAACTTAAATGGTTTTCTATATCTATAAGATCATGAATTGTATGTTTGTGGATGCAAATGTGTTATAAGATGAAAAactataaatgaataaaaggaTAATGTTTTCTACAAGATGAAAGTCTTTTAGttgcaaaaataacaaatactaAATACATTTATCGTTCGTATAATTTAAAGGTAAAATTATGATAATCCATACAAAAACCGATGCTGTAGACTGTATTAATATCCTTTAGAAATAGAGCCCTATCTAAGAATAtggtaaaataaatgtaatatttttgattttttcgtaggtaaaaaaatgatatctgaaagttttatgtaGATATGATGGTTTATTTGATGACCATCGAACCTCCTTAAGTGCCTaaccttaatacatgtactttgcgAACTTACAGCCCCGCTGTTGACGTGGTTTCCGCTAACTActgtatagtctgtcccaagtaaCTATTTCCttctttctttgaaaaaaaataatggaaataCACAAACCTATCAAGAAGAATTAAAATCAATAGGTTAAAAAATAATCCGTGATACTTACATGCCTCTGTGTTTTCCCATTAAATTATGGGATTTTTAAATGCCTCTGAATGCAACAACCTTAttactgcgtatgaatttacatgtaatttacagaAGTAGTtccaaaacattgatttttgttattttttaaaaagttcatttaacACATGTGAAAACACCATGTTCGACAAttatttaacaatgaaaaagattttattgtTATAAGCAAAATTTCAGGAgttaattttcatgaattttattttcatactcATATCAACGGTCTGTGtgataaccagtttaaaccgaTTTTAGAAAACAGGTACTCTCGCTGTTACTAGTATACTCTCTCCGTGATCTACAATTTGTAccgatttattttaataaaataactgATTTCATCAACAACGgactgtaaatataaacattatgcacttcaagcaaaatccccgcagaaacctgaagcggtagagggggcgtttcaaaacagaatgTCTTGACTATTTTGTTCTAGTGAATAAACGTAGTTTAGGCGcaaatttattcataattatttagatATTCAGCAAAATGCTGTGGATTCAGAAACTTGGGTCAAAGTGAAGTACATAGGTCAAAATATAACGTTAAATACCTTCTAATCCCTGCATACTTAAaaggttttgtttacagtattgTTACAAGAAATTCATTCTTCCTTGGAtgtaaaataaagtatttcGCAGAATGTTTGACTATCAGTGTATTTTTGCAATAAGAGTTATTCATCCTTTGATGCAAATTGTTGCTTTGATAAAATGTTTGAGGAGAAATCCCACCTACAGCCAAATATAAAGTATTAATAATGCaagaattaatatataaaacaagtaAAACAAGCCTTTACAATATGAAGCAAACAAGATTCACAATAGAAGATTCTGATTGTTGAAGATACCGGTTAAATTAAACAATTCTGATACTTTTAAACATTCTCTCAGAAACTTACTTAAACACACTTAAGTCCCTCTCAAACACATAGTGATCATGTATTTCGGTTTGAAGAAATACTTATAATTGcatatatgtaaaatgtttatacaaCTTGTAGGATATGAAAAGCATGCTCACAGTATACTTTTAATCGATCTGACACTAACACCACCGACTGAACGTATTTATACCGATCGGTCCAACACATGCCAGATAACGAACAAATAATTGTTTATACGGAAGAGTAATCCTAACTTGttaaacatttcacattttaCAACCACAAAATTTCTCGATTTTCAAAACGTAGAGTGTCTTTTGCAGTGGAAGAgcgatttcaattttaattatttccgTGTATTGTTGAATACTCTCGAGCTTTAATGACACAATTTCGAGCATTGAATAGGAAATCTGAAGAAGTAGACATGCAACATTTATGGTTCTTCTTCTGTTTTCTTCATCTTGGCCATACGACTGACCTTGATAAGAAATGTGGTGAACACAGGTTAGTAAATATACTAAAAGTTGATCaaatttgataattgatttcCTGCAGTTCTACATTCTTGCTGTAAATgcattgtatgtataattttaagtttgttttaaaatgtcttcatttcttattgattttaaaaattttacactgaTAAATActattttcttcatattttatgcctgatatttttgaaaaatgatgaagtaaaaattgtttaattactTTTTAGTTGTTGTTCAGGGTTCTATTTTGATTCGTCTGGGGATTGTGTAGgtgagttttgtttttacatcaACTTATTTTTTGCTGAGGTCTTTGGTTATTATTGCCTTTTTAAATACCAATCTACGTTAATCATTTTAGTTGCTTTTAGCTATCAAAATTGAAAGCAGTCTGAAATAAATACCAAATGTCAGTTAAAGCcgacattttatttgaaaataactttgatCATTGGAACGTCCATTTAAAggttattaattttatttccatgAATGTTTACTTCCATATCAAATGTTTcctaaataaacaacaaacGTACCAGAAAATTCTATATCATAAACAGTAAAACAagttaatatatatttc is drawn from Crassostrea angulata isolate pt1a10 chromosome 5, ASM2561291v2, whole genome shotgun sequence and contains these coding sequences:
- the LOC128185683 gene encoding uncharacterized protein LOC128185683 isoform X2, with the translated sequence MLILVLVSLFVPIEIIEGKKCSELSCCAGYRFDSSGNCVVCPSGLHGVQCSTPCAKGFYGELCTGRCECSDELCNATVGCLQRQDTSLPNTSSLSTAIPITIGVLGLFGVIITFLLFIMEQLSKRQVSQRTSKDNVYDVVRNTSKGNRHTCTSGTDLKPMDNSPPPLYPKDF